AACACACGTCATTCTCTTGCATATATAAAACTACAAATTGTCAATGAATGACGATGATGACAAACGCATCTGCCTCTAACATGTTCCAAAACATCCATCGACTAGCGACAACATGGCAAAATGCTAACAATGTTATCATACCGTTACAAATCTCAACGAGCAGCTCAAAACCCTTTGCGTTAATACATAAATCATccaacaaaatttcaaatacaaaagCATGTGCTTGCATGTGTATGCTTCCATTTGACCACCTCATATTCTTTCATAGGCCTAAATTTCTAGTTAGGAACAATACTGCGTTTAAATGTGGTCCAGTGTCAATTCTGCAGGAATCAACATCCAATCTTCAGTACGCAGTTTAAAAATGGTCCAGCAGCAATCTTGTATTCTACCATGAACCCTCAGCAGTTGTGCCAGCCTCAGCGGCCTTCTTCTccctttgtttctctctttttttcttgttcttcagcGCATTCTTGCTCATTTGTCTGAATTAACGTCATTGATGAGTATTAACCTTGTCAAAATTGAAATGTTTATGCAAGCATGGAAACAGAATATGTACTTACTCAGTGGAGCTTCCTCCAAACAACTGTCATTGCAGAACATGAAAACCATCAGAACATAAGCAAATAATTAAATCCAATCAAGCAACATTGtaatatttgtaataataattgcCAAGAAAGAATAGCTTAAAAATCGAGCTGAGTATATTTGGAAGTTTGGCACCAGTTTGCCACAGCAATGCAGAAGATGAACCCAATGATTTGTATACTTGGTACAGTTCAATAGCCAATTTACTTCCTCCACTGATAAAATCTTCAAAATCTGCTAGTCAACAAAAGCAAAAGGCAGAAAAATACTGCAAGTAGGGCTTCAGAACAATGGTTGTCATGGAGAGAAGTTCCCTCTCTCAAAGGCCCAAGAATCTGGATGCCATGAGTCGCTTatataatgcttttttttttcttctgagaGGCCAATGGAACATGCGCTATTCTATTCTCCCATTAATACCAAAGTGGCATTTAATGTATTTCTTTATGCATACAAAGAATCCTTTTAAAAGGGTACTCAGACACATATTTTTCCTACTAGTTCCCCGACATGCGCTACGTTGTGGATTggatcaaaaaaaaatttaacgtaaaaaaaaagtctaggtCACAATAAActatttgacattgttattaatcctgacctaatgaataacatattaaatcaatccAGGCTTTGTGGCTTAACCCACCAAACCCGTGACCTGGATCATGAACTCTACCGAatttaacaactttgttttaaaaaaaaacagttattttTTACCTAATGATACGATAACAAAAATACATGCTTACAAAATTAAGCACCAACCAAAAGCCGAAATGTTTGTTCAAGactgtgataacctcataaaaaacaaactgaaataaattatgaagaccaatttaaaatctatcaaatgttgaaagataaaatctaaaaacaaaatccaaaaaagattTAGTTGgaagatggaattaaaaaaaaaaaaactatatggcATTATTATTAAACCAGACCCAGCAAGTCAACCTTAAAATTTCCTGACCAGACTCATTGCCTAGCccggttttaaaattaactcgtATAAGAGTTGCTCCTATGTGATTCAATCTACTTGATGGGTCCAAAAGCAACAAATACAACCGGTAAAAGCgtggtttgatttaaaaaaaaatcaagataatatcttttttttaatattgagacgatcACTTATTGGAACGACCCGGGCCTCACGTTTTAACTCGACAAGCCCGCAACCCATATCATGAACCCCGCtgggtttaaattttttgttttttaaaactattttttatttaataatatgataacaaaaataaacatttgcAAAATTGAGCAACAATCAAATACCCGAACATTTATTTGAGACTGTGATAATCTCaaccgaaacaaattatgacgaccaattcaaaatcaacaaaatgttgaagaataaaattgaaagaaaaaaagctaaaaagcatttaatggaaagaaaaaatgcatggaaagaaaaaaaaagatagaattaaaattaagaaggaaaaaaaaaataaaggtaacaATTTATTTAGTGTAGTAGTTAATTACCAAAAGATGTGATCGAAGATTAAGAACAAAGTTAGTTTCAACAACAGATAAATATGGGTAAGTGCAGTGGAGATTCCACTCACAATCAGCAGAAAGGCAAACCCATACAACAGTCAAAATTTAACCTGCTCGTGATTCTTTAAGAAATGACCATCTTAATTAAAAGGATAGCAGGTGGGTTTCTATACCTCTGCctgaacagcagcagcagctttaGCTTGTGGAGGGCGATAAGCAGCAGGTTTCTGAGCAGGAGCAGTTTTCTTGGAAGCTGCACCTTGTCCTGACAAATAATTAATGTGTTCAGGACccaaaaatttataaagaaatgtTTCACTATCAAATCAGGGTTTAAAGTATTGATAGAACCTTGAGATTTGGTTTCTGTGACTTTTAATGAATCAACAGACTTGATTAGTTCTGCAATTTCACCAAATCTATCTGGTGATTCTGGTTTCCACTCAACCTTCAGAAGTAATTGCACAAAATCAAGATTGAATCAGACAAATAGAAGTATGACCAGTTCAAGAAAACCAGTAACTTGTTAGAATACCACAAGAATACCAACCTCATACAATTTATCAAACATCTTTTTGAAGTATAGTGATCCATTGTGGTGGAAAATTTTAATCCTTCAATCACATAATTCAGAAATCAGTTCTTGAATTGTTGGCAAATAAGTTTATAAGATGCATGTATGTCCATGCCTCTTACATgtataagaaacaaaaataaatacagtaTCTTTGACACCATACATGATACTGAACAGTTCAACTCTATGACACCGCAAAGCTGAGCAATGGTGCTATTTGATCAAAAACAAAGGTTGCTAAAAAAGTATTTCATCAAGCATAAAAGCTTTAAACTACTGGTTGTTTCACCACCAGTAAGGGGGTGTTTAGGAGTATAGTAgaggttgcttttcaaagtgtttttcccttgaaaatgcatcaaaataatatttttttatttattttttaaaattcatttatgaCACCaccacatcaaaacgatccaaaaacactaaacaaattaatttgaagctaaacaaaattcaaattttaacgAAAAGCAGGTTCAACCTTAATTCCAAACGGGCACTAAGCCATGGCACTTGAAGTGCCTCTGAACAAAAGGTTACTGCTCATTATTGCTAAGCATTTCAATTTTCAGCTAAAATTGGAAGTGTTTGACAAGCTGTTCGATGAAAGAAGGCAATCCCATTTGCGTGAATTTGATTTTCACCAGACAAACAATATACAAGTGTATCACCAAATGTGTTTTAGATCAGGAACAAGAATATATGTAAGAAAGGATGGAAGCACTTCCTCTGTGACGATAAAATAGCATTATTAATCAGTAGTCAAAACTTTAGAGGTATCAAATTATGATCTATGAATTCCAACTTTTGATCCAAGATATGGGGTACAGGTTTGCTACACTTCTAATTATCAGCAATGGCAAGCATGACTAAAGAACCAAAAATCACAACCAATGATCATACCCATTGTCAACTTGTAGTCTTGGAGCTGTTGTGGCAGTCATGAAATAGCACCCATCTGGGGACCACTCACTTGTTACAGACCATTCAGCCTTGGTTgttccaatttgttttttgtccaCATAGTCCCAGAAAGCCTGAAATTTTATTCAAGCATAAGATGAGGAATAAGAAAGAACTTGATCGCCTAATTACTTACTCAAAGCACAAAATAGGTCAAACTACATAGAACTGaaagaaaggatttttttttttttttttccatccttaGCAGCTTAaacattaacatgatttaaatttgGGTGGAAAAGACAAGGCAGAGGTCTTGCACAATTTCAGCCCAACCCGGGGGGAAGAAACCTAGAGTTGCCTGGAGAAAACAAGCACATAAGAAGATAATAGATGCCATATTCAATAGCTTCATAATCCTAGTTATTGAACAAACAAGCTCTGGGAAAACCCCCTCCATTTACCAAAAACAAAGCCCTATAAAAAAGCAAAGGGTATCTCCAGAGAATGCTCTAAGGTACAAAGAAACACACAAGCATTCCTCCTTCCAAGAGTATCATAAAGCAAGAAGAGGGTCAAAAAGACAAAGCCTAATCGAAGAAAAGACAATCAGTAACATTTTTATGTGGTGTTTAACATCTCAATCTACCaagaaatgaagagaagaaTAATAGAAAAACTCTAGAAATCCCAGACCAAGAGCATATGAATTATGACCTTCCCAAGGAACAtaagaaaagatattttaacTCATCATAAATGAAGCACACAAAAGAGTTATTGACCTAGGGCTTTCACTAATTAACAAATGAGCtgatcaaaaattaaattatcccAAATTTTGTGCATTAATGAAAGAAGAGACAGTGAGGAGCTGGAAAATGATTTAGCAGGAAAATCAATCTTCAATGAGAGGAAGGGTTAGTTCAAATAATCTCAACCTGAAAGAAAACTGCTAGAGAATAATCAACTTGAACTTACTCACCATGTCACCAGGTAAGTTACCAAAACCAGCTAAGCATAGAACTGTAAACCAAAGAATTAAGGAAACATATATCACACAAATAGAATGAAGAAAAAGGTGCTTCAAGTTaatcaaattgtaaaatatacAACTAGCTAAAAGAACAATCTTTGCCGAAGGATACATTTCCCTTTTGGGTTCCAACGGACAGTATTGTAAGGGCCCGTTCCAAGCTCAAGTAGAGGATGGCACTTCTTATCAAACAATGTTGCGCTTGCAGGCATAACTAAAATAGGTCAAGGAAGCACAAAATTTGTGGAAGTAATTGAGACAGAAATGTGAATGAGTGCAATCTGAGTTGAAGACTAGTAAATTTTTGCATCCTTCGTTTGTAAACTGTTAAAGCTGATTTAAATGTTCagacatgagaaaaaaaaatttatatatataaaaaaaaaaaaccccatctGTGCAAACACAGAAATGCAAAATTAACTCTTCAAAAAGAAATCTACCAGAATAACATGGCACAAGTTCGTTATTTTGGAGAATCCACCTCTGAGAAAACCCAACTGCACAAGGTCATCTTTACAATATGATTTGTCCCTCAAGGGGTAGAGTTCTCATATCAAAGTTCCTCTACACTTTATAGATGTCCAAATCACTGAGAGTAGATACTTGGTATCAGCCCCTGTCTTTTAGTTACATGCAAACGAGATCTACTAGCAGGGTCCGTGTATTCATGTTTCTTAGACATGTCCTCCAGATGACTGCTTACCTTAATAAGAGTGACAACATGGATCTAATGCAACAAATCTTTCACTCTATGTATGGAACAAGGATACATCCATAAACAACAGCAAACTCTGAACCAGAACATGACCACTGAACATCGTGAATTGGCCCTTCTTTACCTGTTCATGGATCAAACAATCAAAAGTCACAGTGTCTGCAGACaactaaaaaactgaaaaactaatCCCGAACATACGTAGAGGTACCAGCCCCTCATGGGACCCATTGGTTGTAAGGTAGTTCAGCTTGGACTCTCCATAATAACTTTGATTGGTCTTGTCAACATCTGATTGAGCCACCGCCAGAAGCCCAGTAGAACCACGATTCCATTTCAGTTGCACTGTATCACATCGGAAAAAGCTCCTTCGAGCAACAGGCTGACTTTGCATTTCTTTCCCACAAGCAAATATCTGAACACTGGCTGGAACACCCTACATGAtccaacaattaattaaaaaaaaatcatcataaggAAGAAGGACAATTAAGGACACCCAAATCTGAAAACCAATTTAATATCTGCATCCTACTTGTCAGGAGCATATTGAAATAACCTGTCTAAATATACAATGAGCCAAATATTGGATTTGCCAAATCCGGAAAGCACCGTGTATGTTGACAAATTTACCATGAGAATCTTACTATAAGAAAATTCAATGTCATCAATTTGAACCtaaaatttctatattttgGTGATAATACAGCATGAGTTTATCCAATCACAATTCCCAGAATTTGGAAGTTTTGATCAATTATTGGGAaaagttcaatttttaaaaaagatcctTCTTTCAGCATCCCAATTTTTACCATGATTGGAAGAAAAACTATATTCTCGATGTAGTAGTCGACAATATCAATATACAAAGTTCTCAATAGCTTTTATTCAGAAAAACTAACTACTGCAAGCATCCAGTTTGCAGTGCACATGCATGACAACATTGTATTTAAGATATGGTTGTGCTTGCATGTAAATGCAATGATGTAATCATTGATTACACATTTACTTAACATGGATAGAAATCATTCCTTAAACTTGGCCTAGAAGCATGGAACACACACCTTAGACTCTGGGATAAATGCTGCCACATGAGACCCTGGCACCATTGAAAGCTCAACAGCAGCCACCCCAGGAACCCTTATGCGGTGAACAATTCCTTTAGAGAAATCTTTGGGATCGAAAAATTGTATTTCATTTGTTGCCATCCGACATGCAATAGCTTCATCAGAACTTAATCGGATCGAGGGCCTGAAGGGCACACATATAAACAATTACATAGTTAAGAACTTCAATATCAAATTACATGCAAGCACATAGGAGGAAGGAAGAGAGAGATAGAGGGAGAGATTATCCAGaacaagatattttaaaatCCCATTTTCAGCATAAGCAAGACAGTATCATCAAATTATGATTCCAGAAATTATGGAAAACTACAATGATAATGAacaattttgtataaaaatgaGCAAAATGTATTTTGAATTCACAACTTGCTTCTAAAAATACAGTCAGCTAAAAGTATATATTACCACGTGGTCTTTGTCATGTTCTTTTGGAATTGCTGATAAACAGAATCACCACTCTCTATCTTCCACAAAACCAGATTCTTATCCTGTGGTGTCGATGATTTCTGAAAAGTCTGAAGATAAGTCCCACAAGGTGACAACACAGCAGCGAGAACATTGGGAACTTGGAAAGATTTAATCTCCTTAAAGCTACTGCAATCATAGATACTAATAACAAAATCACTTTTCATCACCAGAAGTCTAGACCCATCTTCACTAAACTTTGCACGACTACAAGGAACTCTCTCAAGCTTAACACTTGGTTCACCATTCCCAAATGGTGGCCCATTCCACACAAAACACCCTTCTGGTCCTCTAACTGTAACAACAGAATTCAAACAGAAACATAAGAAACAAGCAATAACATGAACAGCTATATTAAAACTCATAAAGGAACGGTCTTTTTGTTCTGATAAGTACCTAAAATATCCAAGGAAGGTGCAGTGTCCTTAGCTGCCATAACTTATATAACCAACTAAATACCGCTCAGATAAAATCCCACCTGCATCAACCAAAAATCAACAATGggttctcattgtttttttccaaaaagaCTAGAACAAAAAGACTCCAACTTTTATGTCTTTTCTACAATTAAGCTAATATAAAAGGAGCTAGGCACTGGACTTTAAATCAAGCAAAAATTGAGATTTTGTATTTTCTACATGAATTACAATAGTGGGTATGCATAAAATGAttgattaaaatagaaaaaaaacttgggaaAAATTAAAGAGCTGTTTGGTGGTATGGggtgttaattttctttttatcgtTGTTTTCCTTGCAATTTCTAGGGAACCAAACAGAAATATGGTACCTTAACTTGGGAAGTGAGTAGCCGGAATTGTATTTCTGTGGACCGCCGGCTGCGAGAAATGGAGTGGGATCGCAGTACCTAGTAACGGCGTCGGAGGAAGTGATTGCTTGAGAGTGGACGCTTGTTATAGGTTAGCCCCTCgttctcattttaaaaaaaaaaaaaacaaaaaaatagaagaagaagaagcaaattataatttagttctttatttttaagaacTTAATAGATTAGTTCCTATAGTTTTAAGATTATCATTTCAATCCTTATGTTTCCATCCTTACGGATAAATATAGGGTTGCGTGAAAAATCAGGAACTCATTCAATTCTTAAagatttaagatgttttttcaactcaaaaaactagaaaatatgtTGAAACTATACTGTTTTCtgtttgaagaaaataataaaatgaaaatctttttttctccttttaagaGTAttgttcattatttatttattattattttgagagagaaaattctaacttaattatttatttataagcaCAATAACACTAGTAGAACATTTTCATAGTGTCCAGATATACATGGTTTTTGCTAGATGGgagaaaatctattttttttaaaagaaaaaaagctttgtttctatattattatttttttatatttgtgagttaggaaaatatttttcagtatttaatcatgtcataaaaaataaattaaaaaatcctttattgatgtttttattttttgaggtttataaaaagaacaagaactatatctaacaaataaaaaagttaaaagaggataaaattaaaaaacattaaattatttaaaataaaataaataacaattaaaaaaaatctgtatatgaaaaaattgaaagttgaaattaaaaaaaaattaattttataaattatttaaaaaaaaaaatttctttttctaattcgGAAAAATAGTGTATTTTAACGCAAACTCTATTTcctatttttcttggaaaaataaagtattacTTCGTTACCAAAcactgttggtttttttcttaatttgaccgtgaatcattttttattgatcaatatttctaaaattaaacaaacatgaGGAAGTTTATTAGTAAATGGttccaagaaagtgtttttcatgaaacaaacgCCTTGTGAAAAAATCTTTTGCAATTTGTTCTAATGCAAGTTTGATGCAGAAGTCAGATTATGTGTAAAAACTGCTGAACCAAATTCTATTTCCACAGAGCTGGGTACCGGATACTGTAACGAGCACCACAGATATGTTAAGGAGGTGGGAGGAAATGAGAGGAGGTAGAGGAGAGTTTGAGTTGGACGGTACATCAAGAATTCCATGACCTTTCAGCAGAGATCATAATTTGGAAGCATTTATGAGGAAGGGAAGAGTATACTTAGATTACAGGAACAATTAATGGATCTTTGTCTCCCAAGCTTCGAGAATTGCAGCAGAGATCATAATTTGGAAGCATTTATGAGGAAGGGAAGGGTATATTTAGATTACAGGAACAATTAATGGATCTTTGTCTCCCAAGCTTCGAGAAAGTTAACTTGTGTTCATTGAATTCTAATAGGCTAAATTGAAGtggcaaaaacaaacaaaactatcCTTTTTATAGCTTCATTTATACTGTTTTTTGTTCACAGAAAACAGTTTTTGTCCCATCTCATTTCCAGATTTCTGTCCTCCCTCTCTCATGGGACAGCTTGCCATTCTGTCTGGTCCTGCCCTGCCAGTTCAATCCCGTTTTCCTAAAGGCCATTTGCACTAGAATCAGCTGGAAGggttttattt
This window of the Populus trichocarpa isolate Nisqually-1 chromosome 13, P.trichocarpa_v4.1, whole genome shotgun sequence genome carries:
- the LOC18104583 gene encoding uncharacterized protein LOC18104583, which codes for MAAKDTAPSLDILVRGPEGCFVWNGPPFGNGEPSVKLERVPCSRAKFSEDGSRLLVMKSDFVISIYDCSSFKEIKSFQVPNVLAAVLSPCGTYLQTFQKSSTPQDKNLVLWKIESGDSVYQQFQKNMTKTTWPSIRLSSDEAIACRMATNEIQFFDPKDFSKGIVHRIRVPGVAAVELSMVPGSHVAAFIPESKGVPASVQIFACGKEMQSQPVARRSFFRCDTVQLKWNRGSTGLLAVAQSDVDKTNQSYYGESKLNYLTTNGSHEGLVPLRKEGPIHDVQWSCSGSEFAVVYGFMPASATLFDKKCHPLLELGTGPYNTVRWNPKGKFLCLAGFGNLPGDMAFWDYVDKKQIGTTKAEWSVTSEWSPDGCYFMTATTAPRLQVDNGIKIFHHNGSLYFKKMFDKLYEVEWKPESPDRFGEIAELIKSVDSLKVTETKSQGQGAASKKTAPAQKPAAYRPPQAKAAAAVQAELFGGSSTEQMSKNALKNKKKREKQREKKAAEAGTTAEGSW